From a region of the Corallococcus coralloides DSM 2259 genome:
- a CDS encoding N-acetylornithine carbamoyltransferase: protein MKHVTRIQDLGPEGVEAVLSQAAAWKQKDPGHIFPGKLLGMVFFNPSLRTRTSFEAVMLRAGGHAIVLDVGSGVWKLEDRPGAVMNADRAEHIKEASPVLSRFVDMLGIRTFSQGGGDEEDEADPVINAFRKWATVPVVSMESAREHPCQGLADALTLRETFGTTKKLPVTLTWAPHIKPLPKAVPNSFLLSAAAAGCEVRVAHPPGFDLHPAVRAEAEAYAKATGGSITYTHDQDEALVGSRAVYAKSWGPTAQTASTPTDVAALLASYSGWMPTRRHMAKAAKDAAFLHCLPVRRNVEVADEVLDHASSRVVDEAGNRYHVQRALLAWMRGG from the coding sequence ATGAAGCATGTCACCCGCATTCAGGACCTGGGCCCGGAAGGCGTCGAGGCGGTCCTCTCGCAGGCGGCCGCGTGGAAGCAGAAGGATCCGGGGCACATCTTCCCGGGGAAGCTCCTGGGCATGGTGTTCTTCAACCCGTCCCTGCGCACGCGCACGTCCTTCGAGGCGGTGATGCTGCGCGCGGGCGGGCACGCCATCGTGCTCGACGTGGGCTCTGGCGTGTGGAAGCTGGAGGACCGGCCCGGCGCGGTGATGAACGCGGACCGCGCGGAGCACATCAAGGAGGCGTCGCCCGTCCTGTCGCGCTTCGTGGACATGCTCGGCATCCGCACCTTCTCCCAGGGTGGCGGTGACGAGGAGGACGAGGCCGACCCCGTCATCAACGCCTTCCGCAAGTGGGCCACCGTGCCGGTGGTGAGCATGGAGTCCGCGCGTGAGCACCCCTGCCAGGGCCTGGCGGACGCGCTCACCCTGCGCGAGACGTTCGGCACCACGAAGAAGCTGCCGGTGACGCTCACCTGGGCGCCGCACATCAAGCCGCTGCCCAAGGCCGTGCCCAACTCCTTCCTCCTGTCCGCGGCGGCCGCGGGCTGTGAGGTGCGCGTGGCGCATCCGCCGGGCTTCGACCTGCACCCGGCCGTGCGCGCGGAGGCGGAGGCGTACGCCAAGGCCACCGGCGGCAGCATCACGTACACGCACGACCAGGACGAGGCGCTGGTGGGCAGCCGCGCCGTGTACGCGAAGTCCTGGGGCCCCACCGCCCAGACGGCGAGCACGCCCACGGACGTGGCGGCGCTGCTCGCGTCGTACTCGGGCTGGATGCCCACGCGCCGGCACATGGCGAAGGCCGCGAAGGACGCGGCGTTCCTGCACTGCCTGCCCGTGCGCCGCAACGTGGAGGTCGCCGACGAGGTGTTGGATCACGCCAGCAGCCGCGTCGTGGATGAGGCGGGCAACCGCTACCACGTGCAGCGCGCCCTCCTGGCCTGGATGCGCGGCGGCTAA
- a CDS encoding 2'-5' RNA ligase family protein — protein sequence MAALPEAPLLITAELEPEAFARLDGLRRRYFPPERNVIPAHVSLFHHLPAHEQDAVEAALEVVTERPAPTLRFTKLRSLGRGMAVDVEAPGLAPVHRELTRAYAEWLTPQDRQSFRPHVTLMNKATLEEAKAALAELGAGWSAFDSHAPALLLWRYLGGPWESVRRFPFTGRAG from the coding sequence ATGGCCGCCCTCCCCGAAGCCCCGCTGCTCATCACCGCCGAGCTGGAGCCAGAGGCGTTCGCGCGCCTGGATGGCCTGCGCCGCCGCTACTTCCCGCCTGAGCGCAACGTCATCCCGGCGCACGTCTCCCTCTTCCACCACCTGCCCGCGCACGAGCAGGACGCCGTGGAGGCCGCGCTCGAGGTCGTCACCGAGCGCCCTGCCCCCACGCTGCGCTTCACGAAGTTGCGGAGCCTGGGACGCGGCATGGCGGTGGACGTGGAGGCCCCCGGCCTTGCGCCCGTGCACCGCGAATTGACCCGCGCCTACGCGGAGTGGCTCACGCCGCAGGACCGTCAGTCCTTCCGGCCCCACGTCACGCTGATGAACAAGGCCACCTTGGAGGAGGCGAAGGCCGCCCTCGCGGAGCTGGGCGCGGGCTGGTCCGCCTTCGACTCGCACGCCCCCGCGCTGCTGCTCTGGCGCTACCTCGGAGGCCCTTGGGAGTCCGTGCGCCGCTTCCCGTTCACGGGCCGCGCTGGATGA
- a CDS encoding NADPH-dependent F420 reductase → MLAKGPAPAEGPLPGLPARGPRGKPARSRASRKKVGHPTGASSRRTHFPDEDDMKIGIIGAGLIGGTLARRWTRLGHEVSIANSRGPDTLRDLAKETGAKAVTVEEAAKAGEVVVVTIPQKAVPDLPKGLFANVPKDVVIIDTGNYYPVRDGQIPDLLGGATESEWVASHLGRPVIKAFNNIFFQSLLDKGLPKGAPGRVALPVAGDPPEHRAKVLKLVEELGFDAIDAGSLADSWRQQPGTPVYTHDFDAPGVKKALAEAERSRLPEYRKKADDSLRAFFASQK, encoded by the coding sequence ATGCTAGCGAAAGGGCCCGCCCCTGCGGAAGGCCCCCTCCCGGGCCTCCCTGCTCGGGGGCCGCGGGGAAAACCCGCCAGGTCCCGCGCATCGCGGAAAAAGGTCGGGCATCCGACCGGCGCTAGCAGTCGCAGGACTCACTTCCCGGACGAGGACGACATGAAGATCGGAATCATTGGCGCGGGGCTGATCGGCGGGACCCTTGCTCGCAGGTGGACCAGGCTGGGCCATGAGGTGTCCATCGCGAACTCACGCGGGCCGGACACCCTGCGCGACCTCGCGAAGGAGACGGGCGCGAAGGCCGTCACCGTCGAAGAGGCGGCGAAGGCGGGCGAGGTCGTCGTCGTGACCATCCCCCAGAAGGCGGTCCCCGACCTGCCGAAGGGCCTGTTCGCGAACGTGCCGAAGGACGTCGTCATCATCGACACGGGGAACTACTACCCCGTGCGCGATGGGCAGATCCCGGACCTCCTCGGCGGCGCGACGGAGAGCGAGTGGGTCGCGAGCCATCTCGGCCGCCCCGTCATCAAGGCCTTCAACAACATCTTCTTCCAGAGCCTCCTGGACAAGGGCCTTCCGAAGGGCGCGCCCGGCCGGGTCGCGCTGCCCGTCGCGGGAGATCCCCCCGAGCACCGCGCGAAGGTGCTCAAGCTGGTGGAGGAGCTGGGCTTCGACGCCATCGACGCGGGCAGCCTCGCCGACTCGTGGCGCCAGCAGCCCGGCACGCCGGTCTACACCCACGACTTCGACGCGCCGGGCGTGAAGAAGGCTCTCGCCGAGGCCGAGCGCTCGCGCCTGCCGGAGTACCGCAAGAAGGCCGACGATTCGCTGCGGGCCTTCTTCGCGTCGCAGAAGTAG
- a CDS encoding RNA polymerase Sigma-70 Factor, whose amino-acid sequence MANIPSELVAAFRGAARPLTSEEEAGLLPALTDVLARCEAAWSGIRLEPGVFAAHLGRHTPSGEPLAQALAALHCEDLYLALAALEGQRTAQDALESAVLVPAGRAVRRVEDSDAFVDEVLQLTRLRLLVEEGGRAPRLTEYAGRGPLRRWTEAVALGIALSLKRKPERSTPLDDALIAADLGAADPELEHIRHRYRPAFRAAFTEALGSLSPRDRNLLRMGLVQGLGVESLGALHQVHASTVSRWMAKAREALLEHTRQGLARRLALNTSQLDSLLRVLDGSLELSLASLLKEG is encoded by the coding sequence ATGGCAAACATTCCATCCGAGCTGGTCGCGGCATTCCGGGGGGCCGCGCGACCCCTGACCTCCGAGGAGGAGGCGGGGCTCCTTCCCGCACTCACCGACGTCCTGGCGCGCTGCGAAGCGGCGTGGTCCGGCATCCGGCTGGAGCCCGGAGTCTTCGCCGCGCACCTGGGGAGGCACACGCCCTCGGGTGAGCCTCTCGCGCAGGCCCTGGCCGCGCTGCACTGCGAGGACCTGTACCTGGCGCTGGCGGCGTTGGAAGGCCAGCGGACCGCGCAGGATGCGCTGGAGTCCGCCGTGCTGGTGCCCGCGGGGCGAGCCGTGCGCCGCGTGGAGGACTCGGACGCGTTCGTGGACGAGGTGCTCCAGCTCACGCGCCTGCGGCTCCTGGTGGAGGAGGGGGGCCGCGCGCCGCGCCTCACGGAGTACGCGGGCCGGGGACCGCTGCGGCGGTGGACCGAGGCCGTGGCGCTGGGTATCGCGCTGTCGCTCAAGCGCAAGCCGGAGCGGAGCACTCCGCTGGATGACGCGCTCATCGCCGCGGACCTGGGCGCGGCGGATCCCGAGCTGGAGCACATCCGCCACCGCTACCGTCCCGCCTTCCGTGCCGCCTTCACGGAGGCCCTGGGCTCACTCTCGCCGCGCGACCGCAACCTGCTGCGCATGGGGCTGGTGCAGGGTCTGGGCGTGGAGTCGCTGGGGGCCCTGCACCAGGTGCATGCCTCCACGGTGTCGCGGTGGATGGCGAAGGCGCGTGAAGCGCTCCTGGAGCACACCCGGCAGGGGCTGGCGCGGCGGCTCGCGCTCAATACGTCCCAGTTGGACAGCCTGCTGCGCGTGCTCGACGGCAGCCTGGAGCTCAGCCTCGCGTCCCTCCTGAAGGAAGGGTGA
- a CDS encoding serine/threonine-protein kinase, with protein sequence MPESTAHLDEVELLDLADGIPSQSLRERAEAHLDACASCRESLAEFLRVRAVPAPDVHAARTAVMLSDPLTRSVKPRIPQVAQGTLLGRYVVLERLGAGGMGVVHAAYDPSLDRRIGLKLLRAPPSAGGSQGGTERLLREAQAAARTRHPHVVAVHDVGTFGDVVFIAMELVDGGTLRQHLREATRPWRDVVRLYLQAGRGLAAAHAAGVVHRDFKPDNVLVDKEGRARVTDFGLARLESPDDVGPAAAIPALPPGDATPPKGAPLVTSVAGTPGYIAPEVLTGSPADARSDQYAFCVSLYEGLHGQKPSASESGGLANRSNVPRAVHTLVVRGLSADPAARHPSMPVLLDALERAAFPRTSAKMAAAGVGVGLLAIAAAVVVTRSPSPCADDPTRLQGIWDADRKAALLKAFQATGAPDAVATYETTARTLDAYASGWNDSRRDACLATHEHGTQSTAMLDLRTHCLERRRRELTALTEVLFSADRVGVASAPEAAQALSPLSRCADVEALSQPVPPPERPEVAARVKAAYAKLDDARARLNADRWQDAVDRVAPIVKEAEGLGYKPLLGEALLIEGEARAFLRDESAEPALRRAMLASLSGRDDLRAAEAVVYQVFVDGEVTQRPEQAKAHADEARALLERSGGNLELESQLLAYEGNSLEQQSRSSEALPVIQQALALQERLHGRDSPRLARALLTMASTQRSMGRAEDALATIRRAKDALEKAYGPDHPKVAITINNMGGTLVELRRYEEGYAAFLETLRRYERIYGPDHQPQRYVAGLRSNLSAAAFRMGRYEESERRMLEARAIYKQLFPKGSVFRIRSGTNLSQILMNQSRVADAQGLLQEMEEEVAAARADGRSDPIFAAVPRCQAEAWMRLGQTERAVAAAKHSVAIVRELKGETELGESLRVLTVALTRAKKLNEARDVARELLALHHKLAGEETRPPMEMEEMMAELSLARGEVDEARKWGERSLEAWSQTAAPPLEMANIRFTLARALRKSQLEPERARALATAARDAVLPTAEPRLLKLAELDAFLREH encoded by the coding sequence ATGCCCGAGTCCACTGCCCACCTCGACGAGGTCGAGCTGCTCGACCTCGCGGACGGCATCCCGTCCCAGTCCCTGCGCGAGCGCGCGGAAGCCCACCTGGACGCCTGCGCGTCATGCCGCGAGTCCCTGGCGGAGTTCCTGCGCGTGCGCGCCGTGCCCGCGCCGGACGTGCACGCCGCGCGCACGGCGGTGATGCTGTCGGATCCGCTGACCCGCTCCGTCAAGCCGCGCATCCCGCAGGTGGCGCAGGGGACGCTGCTGGGGCGCTACGTGGTGTTGGAGCGGCTGGGCGCGGGAGGCATGGGCGTCGTCCACGCGGCGTATGATCCGAGCCTCGACCGCCGCATCGGACTGAAGCTCCTGCGCGCGCCGCCCTCGGCTGGAGGCTCTCAGGGCGGAACGGAGCGGCTCCTTCGGGAGGCCCAGGCCGCCGCGCGCACGCGCCACCCGCACGTCGTCGCGGTGCACGACGTGGGGACGTTCGGGGACGTGGTCTTCATCGCGATGGAGCTGGTGGACGGCGGCACGCTGCGCCAGCACCTGCGGGAGGCCACCCGCCCGTGGCGCGACGTGGTGCGGCTGTACCTCCAGGCGGGCAGGGGGCTCGCGGCGGCGCACGCGGCGGGTGTCGTGCACCGCGACTTCAAGCCGGACAACGTGCTCGTGGACAAGGAGGGCCGAGCCCGCGTGACGGACTTCGGCCTGGCCCGCCTGGAGTCCCCCGACGACGTGGGCCCCGCCGCGGCCATCCCCGCGCTGCCCCCTGGAGATGCCACGCCGCCGAAGGGCGCTCCGCTGGTCACCAGTGTCGCGGGTACGCCGGGGTACATCGCGCCGGAGGTGCTCACGGGCTCTCCTGCCGACGCGCGGTCGGATCAGTACGCGTTCTGTGTCTCGCTGTACGAAGGGCTGCACGGCCAGAAACCCTCCGCCTCTGAGTCCGGCGGCCTGGCGAACCGGAGCAATGTCCCGCGCGCCGTGCACACGCTCGTCGTGCGCGGGCTGTCAGCGGATCCGGCCGCCCGCCATCCCTCCATGCCGGTCCTGCTCGACGCGCTGGAGCGCGCGGCCTTCCCACGCACCAGCGCGAAGATGGCGGCGGCGGGCGTGGGCGTGGGCCTGCTCGCCATCGCGGCAGCAGTGGTTGTTACCCGGAGCCCCTCGCCCTGCGCGGATGACCCCACGCGGCTCCAGGGCATCTGGGACGCGGACCGCAAGGCGGCGCTGCTCAAGGCCTTCCAGGCCACGGGCGCTCCAGACGCCGTCGCCACCTACGAAACCACCGCCCGGACGCTGGACGCCTATGCCTCCGGCTGGAACGACAGCCGCCGAGATGCCTGCCTGGCCACGCACGAACACGGCACGCAGTCCACGGCGATGCTGGACCTGCGAACCCACTGCCTGGAGCGTCGCCGGCGGGAGCTGACCGCGCTCACGGAGGTGCTCTTCTCCGCGGACCGGGTGGGCGTCGCCAGCGCTCCCGAAGCCGCGCAGGCGCTGAGCCCGCTGTCGCGTTGCGCGGACGTGGAGGCCCTGTCCCAACCCGTGCCCCCGCCGGAGCGGCCCGAGGTCGCCGCTCGCGTGAAGGCCGCGTACGCGAAGCTGGACGACGCGCGGGCCCGCCTGAACGCGGACCGGTGGCAGGACGCCGTGGACCGCGTCGCCCCCATCGTGAAGGAGGCGGAGGGCCTGGGCTACAAGCCGCTGTTGGGCGAAGCCCTGCTCATCGAAGGCGAGGCCCGCGCCTTCCTGCGCGACGAGTCCGCGGAACCGGCGCTGCGCCGCGCGATGCTCGCATCCCTGTCGGGCCGCGACGACCTGCGCGCCGCGGAGGCCGTCGTCTACCAGGTCTTCGTCGACGGCGAAGTGACCCAGCGTCCGGAGCAGGCCAAGGCCCACGCCGACGAGGCCCGCGCGCTCCTGGAGCGCTCCGGAGGCAACCTGGAGCTGGAGTCCCAGCTGCTCGCGTACGAAGGCAACTCACTGGAGCAGCAGTCGCGCTCGTCGGAGGCGCTGCCCGTGATCCAGCAGGCGCTGGCGCTCCAGGAGCGGTTGCATGGTCGCGACTCGCCACGACTCGCCCGCGCGCTGCTCACGATGGCCTCCACCCAGCGGTCGATGGGGCGCGCGGAGGATGCGCTCGCCACCATCCGGCGCGCCAAGGACGCGCTGGAGAAGGCGTACGGCCCGGACCACCCGAAGGTCGCCATCACCATCAACAACATGGGCGGCACCCTGGTGGAGCTGCGGCGCTACGAGGAGGGATATGCGGCCTTCCTGGAGACCCTGCGCCGCTACGAGCGCATCTACGGCCCCGACCACCAGCCCCAGCGCTACGTCGCCGGCCTGCGGTCGAACCTGAGCGCGGCGGCCTTCCGCATGGGGCGCTACGAGGAGTCCGAGCGCCGCATGCTGGAAGCCCGGGCCATCTACAAACAGCTGTTTCCCAAGGGCTCCGTCTTCCGCATCCGCTCGGGCACCAACCTGTCCCAGATCCTCATGAACCAGAGCCGGGTGGCGGACGCCCAGGGGCTGCTCCAGGAGATGGAAGAGGAGGTGGCGGCGGCCCGGGCCGATGGCCGCAGCGATCCCATCTTCGCGGCGGTGCCGCGATGCCAGGCGGAAGCCTGGATGCGGCTGGGACAGACCGAGCGCGCCGTCGCGGCGGCGAAGCACTCCGTGGCCATCGTGCGGGAGCTGAAGGGGGAGACCGAGCTGGGAGAATCGCTGCGAGTCCTGACCGTGGCCCTCACCCGCGCGAAGAAGCTCAACGAGGCCCGGGACGTGGCGCGCGAGCTGTTGGCCCTGCACCACAAGCTCGCGGGCGAAGAGACCCGGCCTCCCATGGAGATGGAGGAGATGATGGCCGAGCTGTCCCTGGCGCGGGGCGAGGTGGACGAAGCCCGGAAGTGGGGGGAGCGCTCGCTGGAGGCTTGGAGCCAGACGGCGGCCCCACCCCTGGAGATGGCCAACATCCGCTTCACCCTGGCCCGCGCGCTGCGCAAGTCCCAACTGGAGCCGGAGCGGGCCCGTGCCCTGGCCACCGCCGCCCGCGACGCCGTGCTCCCCACCGCCGAGCCCCGGCTGCTCAAGCTCGCCGAACTGGACGCGTTCCTGCGGGAGCACTGA
- a CDS encoding glutathione S-transferase C-terminal domain-containing protein, translating into MRILVGLTSSGWTEKARWALDHHRVAYRYQDYVPLIQEPWLRKQVGPGVKPSVPLLVDPPQPATHGSFAIAKHAEAVGQGSPLFPAAQVDAITAWNDISEHVLDLARAYAMPRMLTNARAQAEMLPKFVPRWLRPVFAPSARLGMRFVVKKHQVADTSPDAIEAAVAPSYEKLRAALGGRPYLLDEAFTYADITTAAMLVLLGPPADRHLPMGPGTREVWTHPGLAARFPDLLAWRDALYDKHRRT; encoded by the coding sequence ATGCGAATCCTCGTCGGACTGACCTCGTCGGGCTGGACGGAGAAGGCCCGGTGGGCGTTGGACCACCACCGCGTCGCCTACCGCTACCAGGACTACGTCCCCCTCATCCAGGAGCCCTGGCTGCGCAAGCAGGTGGGGCCCGGCGTGAAGCCCTCCGTGCCGCTGCTCGTGGACCCGCCCCAGCCGGCCACGCACGGCTCGTTCGCCATCGCGAAGCACGCGGAAGCGGTGGGGCAGGGCAGCCCGCTCTTCCCGGCCGCGCAGGTGGACGCCATCACCGCGTGGAACGACATCAGCGAACACGTGCTGGACCTGGCGCGCGCGTACGCCATGCCGCGCATGCTCACGAACGCCCGCGCCCAGGCGGAGATGCTGCCGAAGTTCGTCCCCCGCTGGCTGCGCCCGGTGTTCGCGCCCTCCGCGCGCCTGGGCATGCGCTTCGTGGTGAAGAAGCACCAGGTGGCGGACACCTCTCCGGACGCCATCGAGGCCGCCGTCGCCCCCTCCTACGAGAAGCTGCGCGCCGCGCTGGGCGGCCGGCCCTACCTGCTGGACGAGGCCTTCACCTACGCGGACATCACCACCGCGGCGATGCTCGTGCTCCTGGGGCCGCCCGCGGACCGGCACCTGCCCATGGGGCCGGGCACGCGCGAGGTGTGGACCCATCCGGGGCTCGCCGCCCGCTTCCCGGACCTGCTCGCGTGGCGCGACGCGCTCTACGACAAGCACCGCCGCACCTGA
- the clpB gene encoding ATP-dependent chaperone ClpB produces the protein MRLDKYTVKAQEAIQEGQSLARRADNPHYEPEHLAAALLGQKDGIVDPLLRKIGVDVKLFAGRLGEALQKLPRIQGGESAILSQRLMKTFDKAEDEAKALKDEFTSSEHLLLALTQDKGAVGEAMKSSGVTRERVQAGLKEVRGSSRVTSADAESTYQALEKYGRDLTEAARSGKLDPVIGRDEEIRRCIQVLSRRTKNNPVLIGEPGVGKTAIAEGLARRIVDGDVPEGLKNKRLITLDLGAMVAGAKYRGEFEERLKAVLKEVADAAGEIILFIDEMHTLVGAGKAEGAMDAGNMLKPALARGELHCIGATTLDEYRKHIEKDAALERRFQPVFVGEPTVHDTISILRGLKERYEVHHGVRIQDSALVAAATLSHRYISDRFLPDKAIDLVDEASSRLRIEIDSMPTEIDDIRRKVTQLEIEREGLRKETDPHSRERLSTIEKELANLNEKFNSLKAHWDEEKKAIAALRSLKEKQEKARNDQAAAERQGDLNRAAELKFGVIPSLEKEVAAQNEKLAELQKNQKFLKEEVDSEDIASVVAKWTGIPVSKLMEGEMQKLVKMEDRLAERVIGQRSPIEAVSNAVRRARSGLQDPNRPIGSFIFLGPTGVGKTETAKALAEFLFDDDTAMVRIDMSEYMEKHAVSRLVGAPPGYVGYEEGGQLTEAVRRRPYTVVLFDEIEKAHHDVFNILLQILDEGRVTDSQGRTVDFRNTVLILTSNIGSQAIQEGMAGTDTLNEKTRGEVMEALRAHFRPEFLNRVDEIVIFEPLRKKDIYRIVDIQLGKLQKLLQAKRLTLDLTDSARELLAERGYDPTYGARPLKRAVQKYLLDPLAIKVLNGEFAPGEHIQADAGPDGLTFAKVLVDNSKGVKQAG, from the coding sequence ATGCGACTCGACAAATACACGGTGAAGGCACAGGAGGCGATCCAGGAGGGTCAGTCCCTGGCCCGCCGGGCCGACAATCCCCATTACGAGCCGGAGCACCTTGCCGCGGCACTGCTGGGGCAGAAGGACGGCATCGTCGACCCTCTTCTGCGCAAGATTGGCGTGGACGTGAAGCTGTTCGCGGGCCGGCTGGGCGAAGCGCTCCAGAAGCTCCCGCGCATCCAGGGCGGCGAGAGCGCAATCCTCAGCCAGCGCCTGATGAAGACCTTCGACAAGGCCGAGGACGAGGCCAAGGCGCTGAAGGACGAGTTCACCTCGTCCGAGCACCTGCTGCTCGCGCTGACCCAGGACAAGGGCGCCGTCGGCGAGGCCATGAAGTCCTCCGGCGTGACGCGCGAGCGCGTGCAGGCGGGCCTGAAGGAAGTGCGTGGCTCCTCGCGCGTGACGAGCGCCGACGCGGAGTCCACCTACCAGGCGCTGGAGAAGTACGGCCGCGACCTCACGGAGGCCGCGCGAAGCGGGAAGCTGGACCCCGTCATCGGCCGCGACGAGGAGATCCGCCGCTGCATCCAGGTCTTGAGCCGCCGCACCAAGAACAACCCGGTGCTCATCGGTGAGCCGGGCGTGGGCAAGACGGCCATCGCGGAAGGGCTCGCGCGCCGCATCGTGGACGGCGACGTGCCAGAGGGCTTGAAGAACAAGCGCCTCATCACCCTGGACCTGGGCGCCATGGTGGCCGGCGCCAAGTACCGCGGCGAGTTCGAGGAGCGCCTCAAGGCGGTCCTCAAGGAGGTCGCGGACGCGGCGGGCGAAATCATCCTCTTCATCGACGAGATGCACACGCTCGTGGGCGCCGGGAAGGCCGAAGGCGCCATGGACGCGGGCAACATGCTCAAGCCGGCGCTCGCGCGCGGCGAGCTGCACTGCATTGGCGCGACGACGCTGGACGAGTACCGCAAGCACATTGAAAAGGACGCCGCGCTGGAGCGCCGCTTCCAGCCGGTGTTCGTGGGCGAGCCCACGGTGCACGACACCATCAGCATCCTGCGGGGCCTGAAGGAGCGCTACGAGGTGCACCACGGCGTGCGCATCCAGGACTCCGCGCTCGTCGCGGCGGCCACGCTCAGCCACCGGTACATCTCGGACCGCTTCCTGCCGGACAAGGCCATCGACCTGGTCGACGAGGCCTCCAGCCGCCTGCGCATCGAAATCGACTCCATGCCCACGGAGATCGACGACATCCGCCGCAAGGTGACGCAGCTGGAGATTGAACGCGAGGGCCTGCGCAAGGAGACGGACCCGCACTCGCGTGAGCGCCTGTCCACCATCGAGAAGGAGCTCGCGAACCTGAACGAGAAGTTCAACTCGCTCAAGGCCCACTGGGACGAGGAGAAGAAGGCCATCGCGGCCCTGCGCTCGCTCAAGGAGAAGCAGGAGAAGGCGCGCAATGATCAGGCCGCGGCCGAGCGCCAGGGCGACCTGAACCGCGCGGCGGAGCTGAAGTTCGGCGTCATCCCCTCGCTGGAGAAGGAGGTCGCCGCGCAGAACGAGAAGCTGGCGGAGCTTCAGAAGAACCAGAAGTTCCTCAAGGAGGAGGTGGACTCCGAGGACATCGCCTCCGTGGTGGCCAAGTGGACGGGCATCCCGGTCTCCAAGCTGATGGAGGGCGAGATGCAGAAGCTGGTCAAGATGGAGGACCGGCTCGCCGAGCGCGTGATTGGCCAGCGCAGCCCCATCGAGGCCGTGTCCAACGCCGTGCGCCGCGCGCGCAGCGGACTGCAGGACCCCAACCGCCCCATCGGTTCGTTCATCTTCCTGGGCCCCACGGGCGTGGGCAAGACGGAGACGGCGAAGGCGCTGGCGGAGTTCCTCTTCGACGACGACACGGCCATGGTCCGCATCGACATGTCCGAGTACATGGAGAAGCACGCGGTGTCCCGGCTCGTGGGCGCGCCCCCGGGCTACGTGGGCTACGAGGAGGGCGGCCAGCTGACGGAGGCCGTGCGCCGCAGGCCGTACACGGTGGTGCTCTTCGACGAGATCGAGAAGGCCCACCACGACGTGTTCAACATCCTGCTGCAAATCCTCGACGAAGGCCGGGTGACGGACAGCCAGGGCCGCACGGTGGACTTCCGCAACACGGTGCTCATCCTCACGTCGAACATCGGCTCGCAGGCCATCCAGGAGGGCATGGCGGGCACGGACACGCTCAACGAGAAGACGCGCGGCGAGGTGATGGAAGCGCTGCGCGCCCACTTCCGGCCGGAGTTCCTCAACCGCGTGGACGAAATCGTCATCTTCGAGCCGCTGCGCAAGAAGGACATCTACCGCATCGTGGACATCCAGCTGGGCAAGCTCCAGAAGCTGCTCCAGGCCAAGCGCCTCACGCTGGACCTCACGGACAGCGCGCGGGAGCTCCTGGCGGAGCGCGGCTACGACCCCACCTACGGCGCCCGGCCGCTGAAGCGCGCGGTGCAGAAGTACCTGCTGGATCCGCTCGCCATCAAGGTGCTGAACGGCGAGTTCGCGCCGGGCGAGCACATCCAGGCGGACGCGGGCCCCGACGGGCTCACCTTCGCCAAGGTGCTGGTGGACAACTCGAAGGGCGTGAAGCAGGCGGGCTAG
- a CDS encoding DUF1844 domain-containing protein — MSPSEKRGETFVMTGDASPASEESLSFSTFVVGLGSAVLIHLGGAPNPETGRLEKDLPSARQNLDLLAMLREKTRGNLTAEEEKLVDNLLSDLRLRYVEASRK, encoded by the coding sequence ATGAGCCCTTCGGAGAAGCGGGGTGAGACCTTCGTGATGACGGGGGATGCGAGCCCCGCCTCCGAGGAGTCCCTGTCGTTCAGCACCTTCGTCGTCGGACTGGGCTCCGCCGTCCTCATCCACCTGGGTGGGGCGCCGAACCCGGAGACGGGCCGCCTGGAGAAGGACCTGCCTTCGGCCCGGCAGAACCTGGACCTCCTGGCGATGCTCCGCGAGAAGACTCGCGGCAACCTCACCGCGGAGGAGGAGAAGCTGGTGGACAACCTCCTGTCCGACCTTCGCCTGCGCTACGTGGAGGCAAGCCGGAAGTGA
- the thiE gene encoding thiamine phosphate synthase, with protein sequence MNVSPRPPLPQGPYLLCDDSIRPELPLVDKAGRLLEGGARVIQLRMKHAPPREALAAARAVVALCRRAGAVCLINDRVDLALLSDAHGVHVGDEDLPPEAARELLGPGRYVGVTARGTEGAKAARAAGADYVGVGPLFGTTTKVVAAPVLGLEAFRRVVADSPLPVVGIGGVGLSNIASVAATGAHGAAVVSDALLAQDIAERVRQLAAAFDSARGTGL encoded by the coding sequence ATGAACGTCTCGCCCCGCCCCCCGCTTCCCCAAGGCCCCTACCTGCTGTGCGACGACAGCATCCGCCCGGAGCTGCCCCTGGTGGACAAGGCCGGGCGCCTGCTCGAAGGCGGTGCCCGGGTCATCCAGCTGCGCATGAAGCACGCCCCTCCCCGGGAGGCACTGGCGGCGGCCCGCGCGGTGGTGGCCCTGTGCCGGCGGGCGGGCGCGGTGTGTCTCATCAACGACCGGGTGGACCTGGCGCTCCTGTCGGACGCGCACGGGGTGCACGTGGGCGACGAGGACCTGCCCCCGGAGGCGGCGCGGGAGCTGCTGGGCCCGGGCCGGTACGTGGGCGTGACGGCGCGGGGGACGGAAGGGGCGAAGGCGGCCCGGGCGGCGGGGGCGGACTACGTGGGCGTGGGGCCGCTGTTCGGCACGACGACGAAGGTGGTGGCGGCGCCGGTGCTGGGGTTGGAGGCCTTCCGGCGGGTGGTGGCGGACAGCCCGCTGCCGGTGGTGGGCATTGGCGGGGTGGGCCTGTCCAACATCGCGAGCGTGGCCGCGACGGGAGCGCACGGCGCGGCGGTGGTGTCCGACGCCCTGCTCGCCCAGGACATCGCCGAGCGGGTGCGGCAGCTGGCGGCGGCGTTTGACAGCGCGCGGGGGACTGGCCTCTAA